In Mesorhizobium sp. J428, the genomic window CATAGTGGCCGTAGACTTCGCGCATAATCGTCGTGAAGACGAACCGGGCGTCGGTCTCTGCCGGTCGGTTGACTTCGTCCAGATAGAGCCAGACTTCGCTGTGCCGCGGGTTGCGCGAGGCGGCCGTCATCGCCCTCCAGAGAAGGATCAGGGACATGATGAGCGCCAGCACGGCGCCCGATCTGAACGAAGAAACCGGCGCGAAGGAGAAGCCGACCATTACGCAGCCGATCGCGAGCCAGCCGAACATCACCGCGCGTCCGACGCATTCGACGGCCACCTGCCTGATCTGGTTCATCTCGCTCTCCGGCAGAGCACTATGGGACGATCATTGCTGCGGCGGGGCCGCATCGCAAATCACTTTGCGGAGAAGCCGCCCGGCGGCGTTTCGTTCCCGCGAATGTCCGGAATTTCGCGCGGATCAGGTATGCGTGCCGCCGCGGCTCGCCGCTGCCGGAAGGTAGCGCTGGATCAGCTCCTGCACATGGGCGTTGCGGCCGTTTGCGCTCTCGCCGCCCATCACCGTCACGATCAGGCGCTTTCCGTCGCGGTTCACCGAGGTGACAATGTTGAAACCCGAGGCGCGAATGTAGCCGGTCTTGATGCCGTCGATGCCGCCGGTTTCGAGCAGCTTGTTGTGGCCGCGCACCATCTTGCCGGCATAGGCAAATTCGCGCGTCGAGAAGTAGGCGTAGTGGTGCGGGAAACGCTGTCGCAGCGCCATCCCGAGCAGGGCCATGTCCCGCGCGCAGGTCTGCTGCCCGGCGTCGGGAAGACCGGAGGCGTTGCGGAACGTGGTCTTCGTCATCCCGAGCGCGCGCGCCCTGGCGGTCATGTTCGCCGCAAACTGCGCCTCCGATCCGCCGAGATACTCGCCGACGGCGGCCGCCACGTCATTGGCCGAGCGCACGACGAGTGCGCGGATGGCGCTGTCGACGTCGATCGATCCGCCCGGCTTGATCCCCATCTTGGTCGGTGGCTGCGAGGCGGCGTGGGCCGAGATCGGGATCTGCGTCGACTTGCTGATGCGGCCGGAATCCAGCGCTTCGAACAGCATGTAGAGGGTCATCATCTTGGTGAGAGAGGCCGGATAGCGCATCTGGTCGGCCGAGGCGGAGTAGAGCGTGCGGCCGGTGTTCGCGTCGACGACGATCGCCGCATACTTCTCCGACTGGATCGGCTGGACCTCCAGCACTCTGGTCGGCGAACTCGTGGAACAGGCCGCAAGCAAGAAGGCCATCGTCCCTGCCAGGACAAGCCGCAAGATCGGTCTCATGTTCATTCCGGTCGCCTAGAACCCTCACGTCCCGCCGGAATGGCGGGGATTTGCCCCTCGGCGCCACGTGTCGCGCTGCCGCGGCGCGGCGTCAACTCCCGCGGGAATTGCCGCGCACATGCCTGTGAGTTCTCCAGAAGGTGTTGCGTCGATGCCGCGCTCAGGCACCGATCCGCCCAGTAAAGCCCATCCAGCCGCCCGAATCCTGCGAGTCGGCGTCCCAGATCGCATTGCGCTTCGACAGCGCCTTCTCCCAAGCGATCGAGGTCTCCGCGATCGTGTCGATGCTGTCGTAGCGTGGCACCCAGTTGAGCGTCGATTTCAGCAGCGTCGGATCGGCGATCACGCAGGGCATGTCGCCTTCGCGCCGCGGCCCCAGATGCACCTCGATGCTGCGCCCGCTCGCGCGCTGCACCGCCTCGATCAGGTCGA contains:
- a CDS encoding D-alanyl-D-alanine carboxypeptidase family protein → MRPILRLVLAGTMAFLLAACSTSSPTRVLEVQPIQSEKYAAIVVDANTGRTLYSASADQMRYPASLTKMMTLYMLFEALDSGRISKSTQIPISAHAASQPPTKMGIKPGGSIDVDSAIRALVVRSANDVAAAVGEYLGGSEAQFAANMTARARALGMTKTTFRNASGLPDAGQQTCARDMALLGMALRQRFPHHYAYFSTREFAYAGKMVRGHNKLLETGGIDGIKTGYIRASGFNIVTSVNRDGKRLIVTVMGGESANGRNAHVQELIQRYLPAAASRGGTHT